In [Phormidium] sp. ETS-05, the genomic window GTTGGCAGAACCGCCCGCCAAACCAGCGGCGACGGGGATCTGTTTTTCTATGGTAATTTCGGCGCCGCCGTATTGGGCGAAGGCGTTGGGGAACTGTTTCGCCATGAGAGCGGCGGCTTTGTAGGCGAGGTTGGTGTTGTCCAGGGGGACTTCTTGGGCGTCGCAGCGGATGCGAAAATCGTCTATGCCAATGGTGCGCAGATCCACGCGATCGGCTAAGTCGATGCTTTGAAACACCATCGCCAGTTCGTGGTAGCCGCCACCAGCATCGCCGATAATTTCTAAATAGAGGTTAATTTTGGCGGGAGCGAGTAGGGATATTGAGCGCATAGTCTTTATGATGCCAGCATCAAGCCAGGTTGTTGCTCAGAGCCACCCACTGGGGCACAGTGAGGTCCTCGGCGCGGGCTTGGGGGTCAATTTCTAATTGTTGCAGAAGCTCGGACAGACGATCGCGCTCAATCAAACTTTGCAAATTATTCCGCAGCATTTTCCGTTTACTGCCAAACCCCATTTGTACCAGACGCTCCAACTGCTCTGGGTTAGAGGCGGCGGGCTCATGGGATCTCGGACGCAGACGCACCACCGCCGAGTCCACCTTTGGCACTGGGTAAAAACACCTAGCGGGGACTTCGCAAATCAACTCACAACTGGCTAAATACTGCACCCGCACCGAGAGAGCGCCAAAGATTCTAGAACCCGCCTTCGCACATAGGCGCAATGCCACTTCCTTTTGCACCAGCAGGACAATAGAATCATAAGGCACGGGCACCGGTTGGGCAATTTTCCCCAGAAGTTTTTCCAAAATCGGGCCAGTGATATTATAAGGTATATTAGCCACCACTTTATTAATGTG contains:
- the rsmA gene encoding 16S rRNA (adenine(1518)-N(6)/adenine(1519)-N(6))-dimethyltransferase RsmA, whose amino-acid sequence is MRPKKQFAQYWLRSGKVLERILKAAELSGGGDDPTGEGDRVLEIGPGTGALTRNLLQNAKSVVAVEIDRYLCQKLRQKLGSEENFWLLEGDILELDLDAALAEAPPRFHHINKVVANIPYNITGPILEKLLGKIAQPVPVPYDSIVLLVQKEVALRLCAKAGSRIFGALSVRVQYLASCELICEVPARCFYPVPKVDSAVVRLRPRSHEPAASNPEQLERLVQMGFGSKRKMLRNNLQSLIERDRLSELLQQLEIDPQARAEDLTVPQWVALSNNLA